A DNA window from Leptidea sinapis chromosome 39, ilLepSina1.1, whole genome shotgun sequence contains the following coding sequences:
- the LOC126976203 gene encoding cofilin/actin-depolymerizing factor homolog, which produces MASGVTVSDACKTTYEEIKKDKKHRYVVFYIRDEKQIDVETVGERNAEYDQFLEDLQKGGTGECRYGLFDFEYTHQCQGTSEASKKQKLFLMSWCPDTAKVKKKMLYSSSFDALKKSLVGVQKYIQATDLSEASQEAVEEKLRATDRQ; this is translated from the exons GCGTCTGGTGTGACCGTGTCGGACGCGTGCAAGACGACGTATGAGGAGATCAAGAAGGACAAGAAGCACCGCTACGTGGTGTTCTACATCCGCGACGAGAAGCAGATCGACGTGGAGACGGTCGGCGAGCGGAACGCTGAGTACGACCAGTTCCTTGAGGACCTGCAGAAGGGGGGCACCGGCGAGTGCAG ATATGGCCTATTCGACTTTGAATATACCCACCAATGTCAGGGCACATCAGAGGCAAGCAAGAAACAGAAGCTTTTCTTAATGTCATGGTGCCCAGACACCGCCAAGGTCAAAAAGAAGATGTTGTATTCTAG ctCTTTCGATGCGTTGAAAAAGTCGCTGGTCGGCGTACAGAAGTACATTCAAGCAACCGACCTCTCGGAGGCTTCGCAGGAGGCCGTAGAAGAGAAACTCCGAGCAACGGACCGCCAGTAA